The following proteins come from a genomic window of Flavobacteriales bacterium:
- a CDS encoding T9SS type A sorting domain-containing protein — MKNLLTLLTCGLILAGQAQLSITGAEYFIDTDPGVGNGIAIGITPGAEIEESFIVDLSGLEPGLHKIHIRTQNENGEWGLYTEEIFYTRDPIAHDIVAAEYTVDSEPGLGAGESVAVTTGLEVEESFTVPTDGLEEGFHVVKVRVQNAEGNWSLSARRLFVVMDLTTPNEVLDLEYFIDEDPGLGNATPLSFTPGFEVDETLTIPLPVDIPEGDHILYIRLRNSADTWSLYGRQDFVVDNSVGVDELDEFLEVYPNPAAEHLMINSSSRVTEIRILDMNGQVVHATIAPDQMVDLKSFSSGYYLIELTTEKGARTFKILKE, encoded by the coding sequence ATGAAAAACCTACTTACACTACTGACCTGCGGGTTGATCCTAGCCGGACAGGCCCAACTATCTATCACAGGGGCCGAATATTTCATTGACACCGATCCAGGAGTCGGAAATGGAATAGCTATCGGAATTACACCAGGTGCTGAAATTGAGGAATCCTTCATAGTCGACCTCTCCGGTCTGGAGCCTGGATTGCACAAGATCCACATACGCACCCAGAACGAGAATGGTGAATGGGGGCTGTATACGGAAGAGATATTCTATACCAGAGACCCCATAGCTCATGACATAGTAGCTGCCGAGTATACGGTGGATAGCGAACCTGGTCTAGGAGCAGGAGAGTCCGTTGCAGTTACTACTGGATTGGAAGTCGAAGAGTCCTTCACTGTACCCACAGATGGTCTAGAGGAAGGGTTCCACGTGGTCAAAGTGCGTGTGCAGAATGCCGAAGGAAATTGGAGTCTGTCAGCTAGACGGTTATTCGTTGTGATGGACCTCACTACCCCGAACGAAGTCTTAGATCTGGAGTACTTCATCGATGAGGATCCGGGATTGGGGAATGCGACACCGCTCTCTTTTACACCGGGATTCGAGGTGGATGAGACACTGACCATTCCACTTCCTGTGGATATTCCAGAAGGAGATCACATTCTCTACATACGCCTTCGGAATAGCGCGGATACGTGGAGTCTATATGGACGACAGGATTTTGTGGTCGATAATTCTGTGGGAGTCGATGAGTTGGACGAATTCCTTGAAGTATATCCCAATCCAGCGGCTGAGCATCTGATGATCAATTCTTCCTCGAGAGTGACTGAGATCAGGATTCTCGACATGAATGGACAGGTGGTACATGCTACGATTGCTCCTGATCAGATGGTGGACCTCAAGTCATTTTCTTCGGGATATTATCTGATCGAATTGACCACGGAAAAAGGAGCTCGTACATTCAAGATATTGAAAGAGTAA